A region from the Schistocerca serialis cubense isolate TAMUIC-IGC-003099 chromosome 1, iqSchSeri2.2, whole genome shotgun sequence genome encodes:
- the LOC126419589 gene encoding loricrin-like isoform X3, with translation MGLLNVIVSVVVALLVTSPAAAVVLIYGGSVEDGAGQWARPEPPTPPTARGLVYLGRADANRCDTHRSGTDPAALDHVAAASSPHGYRGNGYDNLGPGGVPWQGDPHHHPHHHEGGGGSWSSGGGAVGGSGSWSSGGGGNGPWASGGPGGGGGGPWSSGGGGGPWPPGGGGGGGGGGGGGGSWSSTAGPGGGPWPPSGGGGGSWSSGGAGGPWPPGGGGGQGGGVYRPWGPSGGGGSTAWRPEEHRYGHWDKDPPKHAGGGRWPADRYGGYYGYGGGDGYGYGPAGGPAGHPPVGGGGSPPWPPAGGAGSGGGHWSSSAGHWGGGGGGGSGSGGSWGGGSTGSWGPSSSGGSWGSSGGGTDRWSSGGNKWGSSGSGGPFAWLGAGGNRWGTGGDKWNGDRWGSSGGGSGGGGGGGPGWLSSTDRWGSGATGDRWYTYGGHRYGTGGGGSGGGGGWAGGAPGGGAGWAGGAPSGGGPHGSDPSRDDRYGSGGGGGWVTLRPGGAAGAGGSGGGGGGGGWEAERGHGYGAGWDRYGPSGGGAVGGGGSWDQRPAYGGGGGGGSWAGGSGGGSWASGGPGGWSQRPWGGGGAPGGAGGGWFGPQPPPSGGGGYGTRKCASSSGRGTGTATTATATTTTGDTATGSATTTGLARPCPT, from the exons GTGGTCGTCGCGCTGCTGGTGACGTCACCGGCTGCCGCCGTGGTGCTCATCTACGGGGGCAGCGTCGAGGACGGCGCCGGCCAGTGGGCGCGCCCCGAGCCGCCGACGCCGCCCACGGCAAGAGGGCTCGTCTACCTGGGCCGCGCCGACGCCAACAGGTGCGACACCCATAG ATCGGGAACAGATCCGGCCGCGCTGGATCACGTGGCGGCAGCATCGTCACCCCACGGCTACCGCGGCAATGGCTACGACAACCTGGGACCGGGAGGAGTTCCGTGGCAGGGTGACCCTCACCACCACCCACACCACCACGAAGGTGGTGGTGGCAGTTGGTCGTCAGGTGGAGGAGCAGTAGGAGGCAGTGGGTCATGGTCATCTGGAGGAGGTGGCAACGGTCCTTGGGCTTCTGGAggaccaggaggaggaggaggcggtccGTGGTCATCTGGAGGTGGAGGAGGTCCGTGGCcacctggaggaggaggaggaggaggaggaggaggaggaggcggtggtTCATGGTCGTCCACTGCTGGACCTGGTGGTGGCCCTTGGCCTCCATCAGGAGGTGGGGGTGGCTCATGGTCGTCAGGAGGGGCTGGTGGTCCTTGGCCACCTGGAGGTGGTGGAGGACAAGGTGGAGGGGTTTACAGGCCTTGGGGACCAAGTGGAGGAGGGGGCAGTACTGCATGGAGACCTGAGGAGCACCGTTATGGGCACTGGGATAAGGACCCACCTAAACATGCTGGTGGAGGTCGGTGGCCTGCTGACAGGTACGGTGGTTACTACGGTTATGGAGGTGGTGATGGCTATGGATATGGACCTGCTGGTGGACCAGCAGGGCACCCACCAGTTGGAGGCGGTGGGAGTCCGCCTTGGCCTCCTGCTGGTGGAGCTGGTAGTGGGGGAGGGCACTGGAGTAGCAGTGCAGGACACTGGggtggaggaggcggaggaggtagCGGCAGTGGTGGCTCCTGGGGAGGTGGCAGTACTGGGTCTTGGGGACCGAGCAGCAGTGGTGGTTCTTGGGGGAGCAGTGGCGGTGGAACAGATAGGTGGTCCTCAGGAGGAAATAAGTGGGGTTCTTCTGGGAGTGGAGGGCCATTTGCATGGTTAGGAGCTGGCGGAAACAGGTGGGGAACTGGTGGGGACAAATGGAATGGTGACAGATGGGGATCTAGCGGAGGTGGcagtggaggtggtggtggaggtgggccTGGGTGGCTTTCCAGCACAGACAGGTGGGGTTCTGGAGCAACAGGAGACAGGTGGTACACATACGGTGGGCACCGGTACGGTACAGGTGGGGGTGGTAGTGGGGGCGGAGGTGGGTGGGCAGGTGGCGCACCTGGAGGTGGTGCGGGATGGGCAGGCGGTGCTCCCAGTGGTGGAGGACCGCACGGGTCGGATCCCTCTAGAGACGACCGCTACGGCAGTGGTGGGGGTGGCGGGTGGGTGACCCTGAGGCCTGGCGGTGCTGCTGGGGCCGGCggtagtggcggcggcggcggcggcggcggctgggaGGCGGAACGCGGCCACGGCTACGGGGCTGGCTGGGACCGGTACGGTCCCTCTGGGGGAGGGGCTGTCGGAGGCGGCGGATCCTGGGACCAGAGGCCAGCCTACGGTGGCGGAGGTGGAGGCGGAAGCTGGGCCGGCGGCAGTGGAGGCGGAAGCTGGGCCAGCGGTGGCCCCGGGGGCTGGTCGCAACGGCCttggggcggaggcggcgcgccgGGTGGAGCTGGAGGCGGCTGGTTCGGGCCGCAGCCCCCACCGAGCGGAGGCGGCGGATACG